The following nucleotide sequence is from Pedobacter sp. PACM 27299.
CCCATAATACCTCTGAACCATCCTTCATTTTGCATGTTTTTTTCAGTACCATATCATATTTTACCTCAAATTCGCTCCAGGTTCCTCCTTCATTGGATACGTTTTGAAGAACTGGTTCCAGTCTGTCAATGGACTTGGCAAACTTAGATTCTGCAGTGATTCCAGCTTCAAATTCTTCCCATAGTGAAATAAATTCTTCTGCTTGCTGCTCGGGTAAAAGGCCAAAAATTCGTGCTGCAGCCTTCTGTTCTTCGACAGTATTGTCGTGATTCGCGTTGGTATCATATAAAAAAATATCTCCTGAATCGATTTCTACAATGTCGTGAATGAGCAGCATCTTAACCACTTTCATCACCTCTACTTTTTCATTCGCGTGCTCGGCAAGTACCATGGCCATCATGGCGAGGTGCCAGCTGTGCTCAGCATCGTTTTCATGTCGCGTACTGTTGAATAGACGCGTTTTTCGCTGTATATATTTGAGTTTGTCAATTTCGTGAATGAAGGCCATTTGTTTGGCCAGGTTCGTTAAATTCATAAGGTTTTTCAAAATTTTTAAAGACCCAAAAGTAGGATTTTATTCCTCTTTTTCTATTATATTCAGGTCAGGTGTATCCCCGTTACTGAGGAGCTAATTTGGCAGTGGCCTTGCTTTTTAGCCTCGTTTTTCGTACCTTTGTCGTGTTTTTAATTTAAAGCTCAGTGGATTCGTCAGGATTTGCTAGTCAATTTCTTTTAAAGAAACAGATGTAAATCTGTTCAAATGTCTAAGGGGATTGCCCCCCCGATTTTCATTTAATGTTTTATTTAAAGCATTTGATTACAAACAGTAATGGAACTGGTTTGTACTAATAAAATATTATGGTAAAATTCACACAGCTCATAGGCTGTTTAACACTATTTTTTGTTGTCCCACTGACGACGCTGGCCCAAGATCCAACCCCCATATTAACCGCTGCAGCCCGAATTCCATTAGGAGCAGATCAGCTGGACAGGAGGGATCAGCCAGATTCGACAAGAAAGGCAGGCAGAGAAGGCCAGGCAAACAAGGCCTTTCCGAAAAACAAGTCAGATACGATCAAAAAGAACGTTCCAAATGAACCGGATGTTCCAATTAGGGAGCGCATTCCGACTACACAAAAAGATACAGCAGGCCAGGGAAAACAGGCAGATTCAATACGACAGGCAGAAAAGCCTACACTCAAAATAGGGGGTGCATTAAGGTTCAACTACAACCTTTCCTCCTGGAAAAAAGAACAAGTAAAAAGAGGCGGAGATTTCGGACTGGATATGTTCAGAATCAATGTAGATGCCTCCCACAAAAAACTAGATTTCCACGCAGAATATCGGTTTTATGCTAAAGCCTCCGGCGGATCTTTTTTAAAAGATGGGTATTTAACCTATCACCTCAATGACAGTACCAATCTTGCAATTGGACTAGTTCAGAATCCCTTCGGGAATACAACATATAACTCTCATAACTGGTTTTTTAACCTTCCCTATTACCTGGGCTTTGAAGATAAAGCTTCCATGGGAATCAGGTTTCATCAACGCAGCAATCGCTGGATGTATGATTTGGCCTTCTTTAAAAGTGCAATGGAGCTAGATTTTGGTGATAAAACCAGCATCGATCCTTCGCGATATTCTTATGATGTTGCGGGCAGAAATAAAGAAGTAAACCAGGGGAACGTAAAAACGGAGTACTTCCTCTCAGAAAATAAACGAATTGGTATTTCTGGAATGCTGGGCGGTGTTTACAACATCCCTACCGGAAATATGGGCTCCAGGTGGGCAGCAGCCATACATACCGACCTAACATTTGGGAAGTTCAATGTAAAACTGCAGTCAATGTATTATCAATACCATCTCGCAGATTCGGCACAATATAGCCAAACTATAAATCTGGGTGCTTACGGTTCCACTTATGATGCGGCCACAAAA
It contains:
- a CDS encoding HD domain-containing protein, producing MNLTNLAKQMAFIHEIDKLKYIQRKTRLFNSTRHENDAEHSWHLAMMAMVLAEHANEKVEVMKVVKMLLIHDIVEIDSGDIFLYDTNANHDNTVEEQKAAARIFGLLPEQQAEEFISLWEEFEAGITAESKFAKSIDRLEPVLQNVSNEGGTWSEFEVKYDMVLKKTCKMKDGSEVLWDHTQNLFEESMTRGILKKN